A genomic segment from Bos mutus isolate GX-2022 chromosome 27, NWIPB_WYAK_1.1, whole genome shotgun sequence encodes:
- the LOC102274122 gene encoding LOW QUALITY PROTEIN: zinc finger protein 124 (The sequence of the model RefSeq protein was modified relative to this genomic sequence to represent the inferred CDS: inserted 2 bases in 1 codon; substituted 1 base at 1 genomic stop codon): MEPLELVTFKDVAVNFTQEEWSLLDKSQKNLFRNVMLETVTHLVSVGKSCECPLCRKVFNNYFSLRXHRMIHTGEKPNKCSLCGNGYFLRNHNRVHTGEKRFECHVCGKLFKVPTWNMRKHTGEKPYKCHLCEKTFHQISYLRKHETNNPKEKHYECCQCGXVFSQSSGLSQHKRIHAGEKPHVCLVCGKAFSQCSGLTLHKRTHTGEKPYTCQGCGSTFSQYANLRRHERTHTGEQPYECQLCGKCFSHGSFLRQHEGTQHQRENQEGPQ, translated from the exons ATGGAGCCCCTG GAATTGGTGACATTTAAAGATGTAGCAGTCAACTTCACCCAGGAAGAGTGGAGCCTGCTAGACAAGTCCCAGAAAAACCTGTTCAGAAATGTGATGCTGGAAACTGTCACCCACCTGGTCTCTGTAG GAAAATCATGTGAATGTCCTCTATGTAGAAAAGTCTTTAATAATTACTTTAGCCTCAGATGACACAGGATgattcacacaggagagaaaccaaACAAATGCAGTCTCTGTGGAAATGGCTATTTTCTGAGAAACCACAATCGGgtccacactggagagaaacgaTTTGAATGTCATGTGTGTGGGAAACTCTTCAAAGTTCCTACCTGGAACATGAGAAAACACACAGGAGAGAAGCCCTATAAATGTCACCTGTGTGAGAAAACTTTTCATCAAATCTCTTACCTTAGAAAACATGAGACAAACAATCCCAAAGAGAAGCACTATGAATGTTGTCAGTGTGG AGTCTTTAGCCAAAGCTCTGGCCTTAGTCAGCACAAGAGAATCCATGCTGGAGAGAAACCTCACGTGTGTCTTGTGTGTGGGAAGGCCTTCAGTCAGTGTTCTGGATTGACTCTGCACAAAAGAAcccacacaggagagaaaccctataCATGTCAGGGGTGTGGGAGCACCTTCAGTCAATATGCAAACCTGAGAAGGCATGAGAGAACACACACGGGTGAGCAACCCTATGAGTGTCAGCTCTGTGGGAAGTGCTTTAGTCATGGCTCTTTCCTTAGACAACATGAGGGAACCCAGCACCAGAGAGAAAACCAGGAAGGCCCTCAGTAG
- the LOC138985922 gene encoding protein FAM90A5-like, with protein MAGHYGWLKACRLFQDQKVRKQNPGPGRQTAPPPQEKDSMVKCKDCGAFGHTARSLRCPMKRWQGALVPLPLGSRFGKENLAWKLQDPPTPGTPNTAEREEEERQRKEEQQRKLLQRFPRRPRGRQPQSWKEELEPGLCLRHPNMPLLIHTSKRKSLQHPDHPRGSPMRRDDVKSSLPTVALISRNLAPASKGHIEAPGKRCAQIPTLTRVNPPKKPRLSPVQTPQQSTPTADLGAFLNLPPPPSTAGRGPRVAACVSRETPAQGQCLDLQPPADRSPSRSVGTVSAAHLLPIIHVPAQPLRMLFLRDGEGCWSCQYTAPLSPRPAEQPAPPAQSPSVDQEPDGHAVPGPRSVLYDDLQVSSSSEESDWNEDTSGN; from the exons ATGGCTGGTCATTATGGATGGCTGAAAGCCTGCCGACTCTTTCAAGACCAGAAAGTGAGGAAGCAAAACCCAGGACCTGGGAGGCAGACGGCTCCCCCACCACAGGAGAAAGACTCCATG GTGAAGTGTAAGGACTGTGGAGCCTTTGGGCACACAGCAAGGAGCCTCAGGTGCCCCATGAAGCGCTGGCAAGGGGCGCTGGTCCCCCTGCCCTTGGGGTCCAGATTCGGTAAGGAGAACCTGGCGTGGAAGCTGCAGGACCCACCGACCCCAGGGACCCCTAACACGgctgagagagaggaggaggaaaggcagaG GAAAGAGGAGCAGCAGAGGAAGCTCCTGCAGCGATTTCCCAGGAGGCCCCGTGGTCGGCAGCCGCAGAGCTGGAAGGAGGAGCTGGAGCCCGGCCTCTGCCTGAGG CACCCAAACATGCCCCTGCTTATCCACACATCCAAGAGGAAATCCCTCCAGCATCCAGATCACCCAAGAGGGTCACCAATGAGGAGAGATGATGTGAAATCCAGCCTCCCCACAGTGGCTCTCATCAGCAGGAATTTGGCCCCGGCCTCCAAGGGCCACATTGAGGCTCCAGGCAAGAGATGTGCTCAGATCCCCACCCTGACACGTGTGAACCCCCCAAAGAAACCTAGACTCAGCCCCGTCCAGACCCCTCAGCAGAGCACTCCGACAGCAGATCTGGGGGCCTTCCTGAatctccctcctccacccagcACAGCTGGACGTGGACCGAGAGTGGCTGCCTGTGTATCCAGGGAGACACCTGCCCAGGGGCAATGCTTGGACCTCCAGCCTCCAGCGGACAGATCTCCTTCCAGGAGCGTGGGCACCGTCTCCGCAGCCCACCTCCTGCCCATCATCCACGTCCCGGCCCAGCCTCTCAGGATGCTCTTCCTGAGAGATGGCGAAGGCTGCTGGAGCTGCCAGTACACGGCGCCCCTGTCTCCACGGCCTGCGGAGCAGCCAGCCCCTCCTGCTCAGAGCCCGTCCGTTGACCAGGAGCCCGACGGACACGCTGTCCCCGGGCCCCGGAGCGTCCTCTACGATGACCTCCAGGTGTCTTCTTCCTCCGAAGAGAGTGACTGGAACGAAGACACCAGTGGCAACTGA